From the genome of Thermoflexus hugenholtzii, one region includes:
- a CDS encoding DUF4058 family protein, translating into MPSPFPGMDPYLEHPALWPDVHNSLIAALRDELAPRLRPRYIVAIEERLYLITPEGAGWPIRADVAVAPTSEALPEAGRPGPLVRGARVVEVPLPETLRETYLEVRAAGTGEVITVVEILSPTNKRPGEPRRLYEQKRTLLLGSRTHLVEIDLLRAGEPMPVMGDGRDGHYRILISRWEQRPRALLYVFTVRDPIPTFRLPLLPGDKEPEVDLGRLLQTIYERAAYDLRVRYEEEPVPPLDPPFAEWAAALLREKGYRRR; encoded by the coding sequence ATGCCTTCGCCGTTCCCGGGCATGGACCCGTATCTCGAGCATCCGGCCCTGTGGCCGGACGTGCACAACAGCCTGATCGCAGCGCTGCGGGATGAGTTGGCCCCGCGGCTGCGCCCGCGCTACATTGTGGCCATCGAGGAGCGCCTCTACCTCATCACCCCGGAGGGAGCAGGATGGCCGATTCGGGCCGACGTCGCCGTCGCCCCCACGTCGGAAGCCCTCCCGGAGGCCGGACGGCCTGGCCCCCTCGTCCGGGGAGCGCGGGTGGTGGAAGTCCCCCTCCCGGAGACCCTGCGGGAGACCTATCTGGAGGTGCGGGCGGCCGGCACCGGGGAGGTCATCACCGTGGTGGAGATCCTCTCGCCCACCAACAAGCGACCGGGGGAGCCCCGCCGGCTCTATGAGCAGAAGCGAACGCTCCTGCTGGGCAGCCGGACCCACCTGGTGGAGATCGATTTGCTGCGGGCGGGGGAGCCGATGCCGGTGATGGGGGACGGACGGGATGGCCATTACCGCATCCTGATCAGCCGCTGGGAGCAGCGCCCCCGCGCCCTCCTCTACGTCTTCACCGTCCGCGACCCCATCCCCACCTTCCGCCTCCCCCTCCTCCCCGGCGACAAGGAGCCGGAGGTGGACCTGGGGCGCCTGCTTCAAACCATCTATGAACGGGCGGCTTACGATCTGCGGGTTCGCTATGAAGAGGAGCCCGTCCCGCCCCTCGACCCCCCCTTCGCCGAATGGGCCGCCGCCCTGCTCCGGGAGAAAGGATATCGGAGGCGATAG
- the fbp gene encoding fructose-1,6-bisphosphate aldolase/phosphatase: MSQEITISVIKADIGGMVGHSGIHTDLVALARQHLEEAQRRGVIIDYYVTWCGDDLQLIMTHRHGTDSPIVHGLAWETFERCTVKAKEMKLYGAGQDLIADAFSGNVRGMGPGVAEMSFIERPSEPIIIFMADKTSAGAWNLPLFRMFADPFNTAGLVISPALHEGFRFEVHDVKGHKRIFFNCPEEMYDLLVFIGAPGRYMIKAVYTKKGEIAAVSSTERLSLIAGHYVGKDDPVCIVRAQGIFPAVGEILEPFTMPHIVEGWMRGSHYGPLMPVPLQYAKCTRFDGPPRVVALGFQLADGRLVGPRDMFDDPAFDEARRLCNVIADHFRRHGPFEPHRLPMEEMEYTTLPEVAERLAGRWEPLPEPHPAIAGGDGSAVEAD; this comes from the coding sequence ATGAGCCAGGAGATCACGATCAGCGTGATCAAGGCCGATATCGGGGGCATGGTGGGCCACTCGGGGATCCACACGGACCTGGTGGCCCTGGCCCGACAGCATCTGGAGGAGGCCCAGCGCCGGGGTGTGATCATCGATTACTACGTGACCTGGTGCGGGGACGACCTGCAGCTCATCATGACCCACCGCCACGGGACCGACAGCCCCATCGTCCACGGCCTGGCCTGGGAGACCTTCGAGCGCTGCACCGTCAAGGCCAAGGAGATGAAGCTTTACGGCGCCGGCCAGGATCTTATCGCCGACGCCTTCTCGGGGAACGTGCGGGGGATGGGGCCGGGGGTGGCGGAGATGTCCTTCATCGAGCGCCCCTCGGAGCCGATCATCATCTTCATGGCCGACAAGACCTCGGCCGGCGCCTGGAACCTCCCCTTGTTCCGCATGTTCGCGGATCCCTTCAACACGGCCGGCCTGGTGATCTCCCCCGCCCTGCACGAGGGCTTCCGTTTCGAGGTCCACGATGTGAAAGGCCACAAGCGCATCTTCTTCAACTGCCCCGAGGAGATGTATGACCTGCTGGTCTTCATCGGGGCGCCGGGCCGCTACATGATCAAGGCCGTCTACACCAAGAAAGGGGAGATCGCCGCGGTCTCCTCCACCGAGCGGCTCTCCCTGATCGCCGGGCATTACGTGGGGAAGGACGATCCGGTGTGCATCGTGCGGGCCCAGGGGATCTTCCCGGCGGTGGGGGAGATCCTGGAGCCCTTCACCATGCCCCACATCGTAGAAGGCTGGATGCGGGGCTCCCACTACGGGCCGCTGATGCCGGTGCCCCTGCAATACGCCAAGTGCACCCGTTTCGACGGCCCGCCGCGGGTGGTGGCCCTGGGCTTCCAGCTGGCCGATGGCCGGCTGGTCGGGCCGCGGGACATGTTCGACGATCCGGCCTTCGATGAGGCCCGGCGGCTGTGCAACGTGATCGCGGACCACTTCCGCCGCCACGGCCCCTTCGAGCCCCATCGGCTGCCGATGGAGGAGATGGAATACACCACCCTGCCGGAAGTGGCCGAGCGCTTGGCCGGGCGCTGGGAACCCCTCCCGGAGCCCCACCCCGCCATCGCCGGGGGCGACGGCAGCGCGGTGGAGGCGGACTGA
- a CDS encoding TIM barrel protein encodes MSMLRFGTVGNPLSTPPRPGGTVGGIQRIHELGLGALELAWVRSVRVSEETCQRIREAAAALGIALSVHAPYFINLNARDRAGYRASKERLMAAARAGFRAGARDIVFHPGAYQGARPERAYETVRRRLQEIVEELRAEGVDVTLRPETMGKSALFGTLDEVIQLSREVPGVLPCVDFAHLHARAGDGSFNSYAEFVEALKRVAAGLGPRGLQDLHIHVSGIAYTRKGERHHLNLKEADLRYEELLQALIDLGAQGRVLCESPNLEEDALLLQATYRRLLEKASASREEVG; translated from the coding sequence ATGAGCATGTTGCGCTTCGGCACGGTGGGCAATCCCCTCTCCACCCCGCCCCGGCCGGGGGGCACGGTGGGAGGGATCCAGCGGATCCACGAGCTGGGGCTGGGGGCTCTGGAGCTGGCCTGGGTGCGCAGCGTGCGGGTCTCCGAGGAGACCTGCCAGCGCATCCGGGAGGCCGCCGCTGCCCTGGGGATCGCCCTCAGCGTCCATGCTCCCTATTTCATCAACCTGAACGCCAGGGATCGAGCGGGCTATCGGGCCAGCAAGGAGCGCCTGATGGCCGCGGCCCGGGCCGGCTTCCGGGCGGGAGCGCGGGACATCGTGTTCCATCCCGGCGCATATCAGGGAGCGCGGCCGGAGCGGGCCTACGAGACGGTTCGCCGCCGCCTGCAGGAGATCGTGGAGGAACTTCGGGCGGAGGGAGTGGACGTCACCCTGCGCCCCGAGACCATGGGTAAGTCCGCCCTTTTCGGCACCCTGGATGAAGTGATCCAGCTCTCCCGGGAGGTGCCCGGCGTGCTCCCGTGCGTGGACTTCGCCCATCTGCACGCCCGGGCCGGGGACGGATCCTTCAACTCCTACGCGGAGTTCGTGGAGGCGCTGAAGCGGGTGGCCGCCGGTCTGGGCCCGCGGGGCCTCCAGGACCTCCACATCCATGTCTCCGGCATCGCCTACACCCGCAAGGGCGAGCGCCATCACCTGAACCTGAAGGAGGCGGACCTGCGGTATGAGGAGCTGCTGCAGGCCTTGATCGACCTGGGGGCGCAGGGCCGGGTGCTCTGCGAAAGCCCTAACCTGGAGGAAGACGCCCTTCTGCTACAGGCCACCTACCGGCGGCTCCTGGAGAAAGCTTCCGCTTCCAGGGAGGAAGTCGGCTGA
- a CDS encoding Mut7-C RNAse domain-containing protein, producing MHAHGNSGSARFVADTMLGRLARWLRILGYDTHYDPALDDDALLRIAQAEDRILLTRDHALARRGGPSAFLIDHDDLLAQLQAIRQRFGDPPDAPFSRCPVCNARLVPVPREAVAAYVPAFVWQQHERFHRCPSCDRIYWPGTHFERMQAVLRALQIRCAPLEDHEGLRSSP from the coding sequence ATGCATGCCCACGGAAACAGCGGTTCCGCCCGCTTCGTGGCCGACACGATGCTCGGCCGCCTGGCCCGCTGGCTGCGGATCCTGGGGTATGACACCCATTATGACCCCGCTCTGGACGACGACGCGCTGCTGCGCATCGCCCAGGCGGAGGATCGGATCCTGCTCACCCGGGATCACGCCCTGGCCCGTCGGGGAGGCCCCTCGGCCTTCCTGATCGATCACGATGACCTGCTGGCCCAGCTCCAGGCCATCCGCCAGCGCTTCGGGGATCCCCCGGATGCGCCCTTCTCCCGCTGCCCGGTCTGCAACGCGCGGCTGGTCCCCGTGCCCCGGGAGGCGGTGGCCGCCTATGTCCCGGCCTTCGTCTGGCAGCAGCACGAGCGCTTCCACCGCTGTCCCAGTTGCGACCGGATCTACTGGCCGGGCACGCACTTCGAGCGAATGCAGGCTGTCCTGCGGGCGCTGCAGATCCGCTGCGCTCCCCTGGAGGACCATGAGGGCCTCAGATCCTCCCCCTGA
- a CDS encoding cytochrome b N-terminal domain-containing protein produces the protein MALRWPEPIPTLQKEVQQYGWRRVIFMHLDELVTRVTAGIPLTEVRNIIRGEPPPRPNPRVKPHTEGFILHIKPSFYHEAVTRLYPTFRLGLLSFYLFLIETITGIFLMIFYTPSPLVAYENMLRILNNVPFGQLMRDIHRLGAEAMVVAVMLHMLRTFFTASYKRPRQFTWATGVILLVFTLFLSFSGYLLPWDQLSYWAVTIGTSMAEATPPPALGRIVNLILRGAPDIGAAGLLRFYLLHVIFLPLLLFFVFFVHYYKVVRHGLSLPPEMEAVGDDTARKVPPEKRVPYIPDIAIQEALWGIALIAFLVIGSAFFYDAPLEQHADPLNTPLHTTAPWYFLWLQGLLKDPFLLALDRLGLPRPPATIYNSKTFMGVILPGLILLFLLIMPYLDFNISRRYRDRRKALVAGLVGVAAWTLLTYMGTPAFAVTSSADVEVLQEFMPLNPDPLFGEGRVRTIPYEQLIPGTYDTRNLQPPADAPKLAQVLEELKHRIEGDPQLPQGYAIVRIQEVQSGLKRFEIAIYWTKTKNGQPVLDPEGKPVIEESKRAIYLHRDSGHGGE, from the coding sequence ATGGCGTTGCGCTGGCCGGAGCCGATCCCCACGTTGCAGAAGGAGGTCCAGCAATACGGGTGGCGCCGGGTCATCTTCATGCACCTGGACGAGCTGGTGACCCGGGTCACGGCGGGGATTCCCCTGACGGAGGTGCGGAACATCATCCGGGGCGAGCCCCCGCCCCGGCCTAACCCGCGGGTGAAGCCCCACACGGAGGGCTTCATCCTGCACATCAAGCCGTCCTTCTACCACGAGGCGGTGACCCGGCTCTACCCCACTTTCCGCCTGGGGCTGCTGAGCTTCTATCTCTTCCTCATCGAGACCATCACCGGCATCTTCCTGATGATCTTCTACACCCCCTCGCCCCTCGTGGCCTATGAAAACATGCTCCGCATCCTGAACAACGTCCCCTTCGGCCAGCTGATGCGGGACATCCATCGGCTGGGGGCGGAGGCGATGGTGGTGGCGGTGATGCTCCACATGCTGCGGACGTTCTTCACCGCCTCCTACAAGCGGCCCCGTCAGTTCACATGGGCGACGGGGGTGATCCTGCTGGTCTTCACGCTCTTCCTTTCCTTCAGCGGATATCTGCTGCCATGGGACCAGCTCTCTTACTGGGCGGTGACCATCGGGACGAGCATGGCGGAGGCCACGCCGCCGCCCGCCCTGGGCCGCATCGTCAACCTCATCCTGCGCGGGGCGCCGGACATCGGGGCGGCGGGATTGTTGCGTTTCTACCTGCTCCACGTGATCTTCCTCCCGCTGCTGTTGTTCTTCGTTTTCTTCGTGCACTACTACAAGGTGGTGCGGCACGGCCTCTCCCTCCCGCCGGAGATGGAGGCGGTGGGCGATGACACCGCCCGGAAGGTCCCGCCGGAGAAGCGGGTGCCCTACATCCCGGACATCGCCATCCAGGAGGCCCTCTGGGGCATCGCCCTGATCGCCTTCCTGGTGATCGGGTCGGCTTTCTTCTACGACGCGCCCCTGGAGCAGCACGCCGATCCGTTGAACACCCCTCTGCACACCACCGCCCCGTGGTATTTCCTGTGGCTCCAGGGCCTGCTGAAGGATCCCTTCCTGCTGGCGCTGGACCGGCTGGGGCTCCCCCGGCCGCCCGCCACGATCTACAACAGCAAGACGTTCATGGGGGTGATCCTCCCCGGGTTGATCCTGTTGTTCCTGCTGATCATGCCCTACCTGGACTTCAACATCAGCCGGCGTTACCGGGACCGGCGCAAGGCTCTGGTGGCCGGGCTGGTCGGGGTGGCGGCCTGGACCCTGCTCACCTACATGGGCACGCCGGCCTTCGCGGTCACCTCTTCCGCGGACGTGGAGGTCCTCCAGGAGTTCATGCCTCTGAACCCGGACCCCCTGTTCGGCGAAGGGCGGGTGCGGACCATCCCTTATGAGCAGCTGATCCCGGGCACCTACGACACCCGCAATCTCCAGCCGCCGGCGGACGCCCCGAAGCTGGCTCAGGTTCTGGAGGAGCTGAAGCATCGCATCGAGGGGGATCCCCAGCTCCCCCAGGGCTACGCCATCGTCCGCATCCAGGAGGTCCAGTCGGGGCTGAAGCGGTTCGAGATCGCGATCTACTGGACCAAGACGAAGAACGGCCAGCCGGTCCTGGATCCCGAGGGCAAGCCGGTCATCGAAGAGTCCAAACGGGCGATCTATCTCCACCGAGATAGCGGTCACGGGGGAGAGTAA
- the truD gene encoding tRNA pseudouridine(13) synthase TruD, with protein MRWKIRPEDFRVEERVALPIEPSGPYTLYRVRKWGRTTLEVQAELAARLGVPQRAVIFPALKDRWAIAVQIAAIRGQGPERIRGPGFEAVRIGYASRPPRPQDLRGNRFWVRLRALTREELEGLPQVAAELAAEGFPNYFDDQRFGSWSPEMGFVGRALLRGQAEDVLRMVLAVPMAGDPPAIRAFKAEARARWGDWAALFAHAPRPSMQRSLLTFLKDHPTDLRGAVRRIPLRLRLLWVDAYRAWLWNRAVGYGLGPEARHRVLIRGEEFPLPDRAPPEAQGLFALPHRRARDAPPWAEAMARVLEEEGLSLADFRRGPLLEEVPPPTRRPIWCRPVFLELRREAPEAGEAILCFELPPGSYGTLLLKALAARLSPCQR; from the coding sequence ATGCGCTGGAAGATCCGGCCGGAGGATTTCCGGGTGGAGGAGCGGGTGGCGCTGCCGATCGAGCCCAGCGGCCCCTACACCCTCTACCGGGTTCGCAAGTGGGGACGGACCACCCTGGAGGTTCAGGCGGAGCTGGCGGCGCGGCTTGGGGTGCCTCAGCGCGCAGTGATCTTCCCCGCTCTCAAGGACCGATGGGCGATCGCTGTTCAGATCGCCGCGATCCGGGGTCAGGGGCCGGAGCGGATCCGGGGCCCCGGCTTTGAAGCGGTGCGCATCGGCTATGCGTCCCGTCCTCCCCGACCGCAGGACCTTCGAGGGAACCGCTTCTGGGTTCGGTTGCGGGCGCTGACCCGGGAGGAGCTCGAGGGGCTTCCCCAAGTGGCTGCGGAACTGGCCGCGGAGGGCTTCCCCAATTACTTCGATGACCAGCGGTTTGGCTCCTGGAGCCCGGAGATGGGGTTCGTCGGACGGGCGCTGCTCCGAGGCCAGGCCGAGGATGTCCTCCGAATGGTGCTCGCGGTTCCGATGGCGGGGGATCCTCCGGCGATACGGGCCTTCAAAGCGGAGGCCCGGGCGCGCTGGGGGGATTGGGCGGCGTTGTTCGCCCACGCCCCGCGTCCTTCTATGCAGCGGAGCCTGCTCACGTTCCTGAAAGATCATCCGACGGACCTGCGCGGGGCGGTGCGGCGGATCCCTCTGCGGCTGCGGCTCCTGTGGGTGGATGCGTATCGCGCATGGCTCTGGAACCGGGCGGTCGGTTATGGGCTGGGCCCGGAGGCCCGCCATCGGGTTCTCATCCGTGGGGAGGAATTCCCGCTTCCCGATCGCGCGCCTCCTGAAGCCCAGGGCCTTTTCGCGCTTCCGCACCGGCGGGCGCGCGATGCCCCGCCCTGGGCGGAGGCCATGGCCCGGGTACTGGAGGAGGAAGGGCTTTCCCTGGCGGATTTTCGACGGGGGCCGTTGCTGGAGGAGGTGCCTCCGCCGACCCGGCGCCCCATCTGGTGCCGCCCCGTCTTCCTGGAGCTCCGGCGTGAAGCGCCGGAGGCCGGCGAGGCGATCCTGTGCTTTGAGCTGCCGCCCGGCAGCTATGGCACCCTCCTGCTCAAAGCCCTGGCGGCGCGCCTGAGCCCCTGTCAACGGTGA
- the greA gene encoding transcription elongation factor GreA, whose protein sequence is MATVGPTYLTPEGKRQLEQELEYLRTVKRREIAERLRFAIQQGDLSENADYHAAKEEQAFIEGRIRVLEAILNNAILIEPQPSEDGRVRLGSRVTIAEDGGTPEVYVLVGPAEADPTQGKISYESPLGQALLGRAPGDVVTVEAPAGTLTFRILSVE, encoded by the coding sequence ATGGCGACGGTGGGGCCGACGTATCTGACCCCCGAGGGCAAGCGCCAGTTAGAGCAGGAACTGGAGTATCTGCGCACGGTCAAGCGCCGGGAGATCGCCGAGCGTCTGCGCTTCGCCATCCAGCAGGGCGATCTCTCGGAGAACGCGGACTATCACGCGGCCAAGGAGGAGCAGGCCTTCATCGAGGGCCGGATCCGCGTCCTGGAGGCCATCCTCAACAACGCGATCCTCATCGAGCCCCAGCCTTCCGAGGATGGCCGGGTGCGTCTGGGCTCCCGGGTGACCATCGCGGAGGACGGCGGCACGCCGGAGGTGTACGTGCTGGTGGGGCCCGCGGAGGCGGATCCCACCCAGGGCAAGATCTCTTACGAGTCCCCTCTGGGTCAGGCGTTGCTCGGCCGGGCGCCCGGCGATGTCGTGACTGTAGAGGCGCCGGCGGGCACCCTGACCTTCCGCATCCTCTCCGTCGAGTGA
- the lysS gene encoding lysine--tRNA ligase: protein MALFRDIVRRRLEKVARLRAQGIDPYPPRCRRTHTSAQAIQAFLAAGGQEDAVAVVVAGRLTAMRVMGKITFADIQDGAGRLQLFLRYDDLGEERYRFFQEMFDLGDFIEAEGTMMRTRTGEISLRVRDFRMLAKAVYPPPSRWHGLKDVETRYRRRYLDLMMNPEVREIFRTRAALIRAIRTFLDQRGFLEVETPVLQPIYGGASARPFVTYHNELKQQLYLRISFELYLKRLLVGMFERVYEIGRDFRNEGISFKHNPEFTQMECYMAYADYQDMMRLAEEMIAFAADQVLGRRTLTYQGHEIDLSPPWRRIPLRDALLEFAGIDIAQHPTRESLAEAMAARGIEVDPRASRGKLIDDLISKFVEPNLIQPTFVYDYPRDISPLAKARPDDPETVERFEGFIGGMEICNAFTELNDPLDQEQRFLEQGRAREAGDEEAHPLDEDYLDAMRYGMPPNGGLGLGIDRLTMLFTDRRSIREVILFPHLRPRERRLDEAELEELTAAPETGGGQ, encoded by the coding sequence ATGGCCCTCTTCCGGGATATCGTCCGCCGCCGTCTGGAGAAGGTCGCCCGGTTGCGCGCCCAGGGCATCGACCCTTATCCGCCCCGCTGCCGGCGCACCCATACCAGCGCCCAGGCCATCCAGGCCTTCCTGGCCGCAGGGGGGCAGGAGGACGCGGTGGCGGTGGTGGTGGCCGGCCGCCTCACCGCCATGCGGGTTATGGGGAAGATCACCTTCGCCGACATCCAGGATGGGGCGGGGCGCCTCCAGCTGTTCCTCCGCTACGATGACCTGGGAGAGGAGCGTTATCGTTTCTTCCAGGAGATGTTCGACCTGGGCGACTTCATCGAGGCGGAGGGGACGATGATGCGCACCCGGACCGGAGAGATCTCCCTGCGGGTCCGGGACTTCCGGATGCTGGCCAAGGCCGTCTATCCTCCGCCTTCCCGCTGGCACGGCCTCAAGGATGTGGAGACCCGTTACCGGCGGCGTTACCTGGACCTGATGATGAACCCGGAGGTCCGGGAGATCTTCCGGACCCGGGCGGCGCTGATCCGGGCTATCCGGACGTTCCTGGACCAGCGGGGGTTCCTGGAGGTGGAGACCCCGGTGTTGCAGCCGATCTACGGCGGGGCCTCGGCGCGGCCTTTCGTAACTTATCACAATGAGCTGAAGCAGCAGCTCTATCTGCGCATCAGCTTCGAGCTGTATCTCAAGCGCCTGCTGGTGGGGATGTTCGAGCGAGTTTATGAGATCGGCCGCGATTTCCGCAACGAGGGGATTTCCTTCAAACATAACCCCGAGTTCACCCAGATGGAGTGCTATATGGCCTACGCCGATTACCAGGACATGATGCGGCTGGCCGAGGAGATGATCGCCTTCGCCGCCGATCAGGTCCTGGGCCGTCGCACCCTGACCTACCAGGGCCATGAGATTGATCTCTCCCCGCCATGGCGCCGCATCCCCCTGCGGGACGCCCTGCTGGAGTTCGCCGGGATCGACATCGCGCAGCATCCCACCCGCGAATCCCTGGCGGAGGCCATGGCCGCCCGGGGCATCGAGGTGGATCCCCGGGCCAGCCGGGGCAAGCTGATCGACGACCTGATCTCGAAGTTCGTCGAGCCCAACCTCATCCAGCCCACCTTCGTCTACGATTACCCGCGGGACATCTCGCCCCTGGCCAAGGCCCGCCCGGACGACCCGGAGACGGTGGAGCGGTTCGAGGGGTTCATCGGAGGGATGGAGATCTGCAACGCCTTCACGGAGCTGAACGATCCCCTGGACCAGGAACAACGGTTCCTGGAGCAGGGGCGGGCCCGGGAGGCCGGGGACGAGGAGGCCCATCCCCTGGATGAGGATTACCTGGATGCCATGCGCTATGGGATGCCGCCGAACGGTGGGTTGGGGCTGGGGATCGATCGCCTGACCATGCTTTTCACCGATCGCCGCTCCATCCGTGAGGTCATCCTCTTCCCCCATCTCCGACCTCGGGAGCGCCGCCTGGATGAGGCGGAGCTGGAGGAGCTCACGGCCGCGCCGGAAACCGGAGGCGGCCAATAG
- a CDS encoding c-type cytochrome, with product MFDLATRRIIGATVLMLATVITIGMVWLTEEQRMARFEAMHKAKAIENGALLYEQYCATCHGPDGEGVPGKGPSLNPGVFQHYEQLKAQGYANSLRNFIKLTIAAGRPIRSTYRAEEVYAEPMPTWSQDFGGPMRPDQIENLVEFILNWQAAGAAPAPTPSFTAVGSDLTQPLPPGDPKRGEALWNQEVKQASGIAASCKACHSLKPGEVLVGPSLAGIATRAAERIRAPDYKGQAKTPEEYIRESIQQPSAYIVEPDKYAAAPGVSKMPATLGNQMSAQDLADLIAFLMTLK from the coding sequence ATGTTCGATCTGGCCACCCGTCGGATCATCGGTGCGACGGTCTTGATGCTGGCTACGGTGATCACCATCGGCATGGTGTGGCTCACCGAGGAGCAGCGCATGGCCCGGTTCGAGGCCATGCACAAAGCCAAGGCCATCGAGAACGGGGCGCTGCTCTACGAGCAATACTGCGCCACCTGCCACGGCCCGGATGGGGAGGGCGTCCCCGGGAAGGGCCCCAGCCTCAACCCGGGAGTGTTCCAGCATTATGAGCAGCTCAAGGCCCAGGGCTACGCCAACTCCCTGCGCAACTTCATCAAGCTGACCATCGCCGCCGGCCGCCCCATCCGGAGCACCTATCGCGCCGAGGAGGTATATGCGGAGCCCATGCCCACCTGGTCCCAGGACTTCGGGGGGCCGATGCGGCCGGACCAGATCGAAAACCTGGTGGAGTTCATCCTGAACTGGCAGGCGGCCGGGGCTGCGCCCGCCCCCACGCCGTCCTTCACGGCCGTGGGCTCGGACCTCACCCAGCCGTTGCCGCCCGGGGACCCGAAGCGGGGTGAGGCGCTGTGGAACCAGGAGGTCAAGCAGGCCAGCGGCATAGCCGCCTCCTGCAAGGCGTGCCACAGCCTGAAGCCGGGCGAGGTCCTGGTCGGCCCCTCCCTGGCGGGCATCGCCACCCGGGCCGCGGAGCGGATCCGGGCGCCGGATTACAAGGGACAGGCGAAGACTCCCGAGGAATACATCCGCGAGTCCATCCAGCAGCCCAGCGCCTACATCGTGGAGCCGGACAAATACGCCGCCGCCCCCGGCGTCTCCAAGATGCCGGCCACTCTGGGCAACCAGATGTCCGCCCAGGACCTGGCCGACCTGATCGCCTTCCTGATGACCCTGAAGTGA
- a CDS encoding ubiquinol-cytochrome c reductase iron-sulfur subunit: MAEAQAIPTAAAPGITRREFLTYVWAASMALFMAELGGVSVLFALPRFKVGEFGGVFPFGRAGEVLPKVGEGPKEFPEAKIWLVNTEKGILAIYKVCTHLGCLYKWVPSNFRFECPCHGSKFQLDGTYIEGPAPRNLDRFVIYLKDASGRVVAQTDPEGNPLPVPDPNLTIEVDTGRKILGKPAVKGRA, encoded by the coding sequence ATGGCGGAGGCGCAGGCGATCCCGACGGCGGCGGCGCCGGGCATCACCCGGCGGGAGTTTTTGACCTACGTGTGGGCGGCCTCGATGGCCCTCTTTATGGCCGAGCTGGGCGGCGTCAGCGTCCTCTTCGCCCTGCCCCGCTTCAAGGTCGGCGAGTTCGGCGGCGTCTTCCCCTTCGGGCGGGCAGGGGAGGTGTTGCCGAAGGTCGGTGAGGGCCCCAAGGAGTTCCCCGAGGCCAAGATCTGGCTGGTGAACACCGAGAAGGGGATCCTGGCCATCTACAAGGTCTGCACCCATCTGGGCTGCCTCTACAAGTGGGTGCCGAGCAACTTCCGCTTCGAGTGCCCGTGCCACGGCTCCAAGTTCCAGCTGGACGGAACCTATATCGAGGGGCCCGCTCCGCGGAACTTGGATCGCTTCGTGATCTACCTGAAGGACGCCAGCGGCCGGGTTGTGGCCCAGACGGATCCCGAGGGGAACCCCCTGCCGGTGCCGGATCCGAACCTGACCATCGAAGTGGACACCGGCCGGAAGATCCTCGGGAAGCCGGCTGTGAAGGGCCGGGCATAA